A genomic region of Candidatus Paceibacterota bacterium contains the following coding sequences:
- a CDS encoding imidazole glycerol phosphate synthase cyclase subunit, with product MLKVRVIPTLLWKNVGLVKGIAFDSWRRVGTVLPAIKVYNTREVDELILLDITATAEQRDPDYESIREFCAESFVPLTYGGGVCSRGQVRELLRAGADKVSINTAAHQNPQLITEAAQSFGSQCVVVSIDARKVGEGRYECFSQSGTRGTGRNPAAWAREAEALGAGEILITSIERDGAMAGYDLELIRQVSEAVKIPVIASGGAGSYAHMLEALTQGHASAIAAASIFHFTQQTPKEAKQYLAAHGILVRNVHSAPPTQINGVRA from the coding sequence ATGCTCAAAGTGCGGGTCATACCTACGCTGCTTTGGAAGAACGTCGGCCTGGTTAAGGGCATCGCGTTTGATAGCTGGCGGCGCGTGGGCACCGTTCTCCCGGCCATCAAGGTCTATAACACCCGCGAGGTGGACGAGCTGATTCTCCTGGACATCACGGCCACGGCGGAACAGCGCGACCCGGACTACGAGTCCATTCGTGAGTTCTGCGCCGAAAGCTTCGTGCCCCTTACTTACGGCGGCGGCGTATGCAGCCGCGGGCAGGTCCGGGAGCTGCTGCGGGCGGGCGCCGACAAGGTCAGCATCAATACCGCCGCGCACCAGAATCCCCAGCTTATCACTGAAGCCGCGCAATCGTTCGGCTCGCAGTGCGTTGTTGTGAGCATCGACGCCAGGAAGGTTGGCGAAGGCCGCTACGAATGTTTTAGCCAAAGCGGCACCCGCGGCACAGGCAGGAATCCAGCCGCGTGGGCGCGGGAGGCGGAAGCCCTCGGCGCGGGTGAAATCCTCATCACCTCGATTGAGCGGGACGGGGCCATGGCCGGTTATGATTTGGAGCTGATCCGCCAGGTGAGCGAGGCGGTAAAGATTCCGGTCATCGCGTCGGGTGGCGCGGGGAGCTACGCCCACATGCTCGAAGCGCTGACTCAGGGTCATGCCTCGGCAATCGCAGCCGCCAGCATCTTCCACTTCACTCAGCAAACGCCCAAAGAGGCGAAGCAATACCTTGCCGCACACGGGATCCTGGTGCGTAACGTCCACAGCGCCCCGCCAACTCAAATAAATGGGGTGCGCGCATGA
- the hisH gene encoding imidazole glycerol phosphate synthase subunit HisH, with protein sequence MKTLLIDYGMGNLGSACRALEECGADVLVSDNPDDLEDCDRFVLPGVGAFAEGMANLNKDGWPPRMREALSNPKVEMLGICLGMQLLADQGHEGGLNCGLGLIPGEVKRLTPNSPDARIPHVGWNEVHYQAPDTLFDAVPNRSDFYFVHSYHFIPAAIGSVLATTPYCGGFVSAVRAQNVVGVQFHPEKSGRHGLQFLRNFLAT encoded by the coding sequence ATGAAGACTCTGCTGATTGACTACGGCATGGGGAACCTGGGTTCCGCGTGCAGGGCCTTGGAAGAATGCGGAGCCGACGTGCTGGTCTCGGACAACCCGGACGACCTGGAGGACTGCGACCGGTTTGTGCTGCCGGGGGTAGGCGCGTTTGCTGAAGGCATGGCGAATTTGAATAAAGACGGCTGGCCGCCGCGAATGCGGGAAGCGTTGAGCAATCCGAAGGTGGAAATGCTGGGAATATGCCTGGGCATGCAGTTGCTCGCCGACCAGGGCCACGAGGGAGGCCTTAACTGCGGCTTGGGCCTCATCCCCGGCGAGGTCAAACGGCTTACACCCAACTCGCCCGATGCCCGCATTCCTCATGTGGGCTGGAACGAGGTGCACTACCAGGCCCCGGATACGCTGTTCGACGCCGTGCCCAATCGTTCAGACTTCTACTTCGTCCACAGTTATCACTTCATCCCGGCAGCGATTGGAAGCGTCCTCGCCACGACGCCTTACTGCGGCGGGTTCGTGTCGGCCGTGCGGGCGCAAAACGTGGTCGGCGTCCAGTTTCACCCGGAGAAGAGCGGGCGCCACGGTCTGCAGTTCCTGCGCAACTTCCTGGCCACCTGA
- a CDS encoding N-acetyl sugar amidotransferase: MLKYCVRCVMPDTKPDLHLDAEGVCNACRSYEKRKQVDWEVRHKELVQVLDRYRRKDGTGWDCIVPVSGGKDSTSQVIRMLQLGLNPLCVTATTCDLSELGRKNIQNLKSLGVDYVEFSPNPAVRAKLNRIGLTQVGDISWPEHVGIFTIPVRAAVQYGVPLLIWGENSQNEYGGPAAAAEHNALDRRWLEEFGGLLGLRVSDLIGLEGLQAKDLIPYTYPSDEELKRVGVTGLFLGYYLPWDGYSNALLAQAHGFTTYHTTVEGSVVNYENLDNHQTGIHDYFKFLKFGFGRATDIACLHIRRGRITRQDGLELVRRHDGKFPWSYIGKPLEKILEPLALTVEEFVKLCDRFTNKKIFLKDVMGNLVRDKRGNLSKINYDNA, from the coding sequence ATGCTTAAATACTGCGTTCGCTGCGTCATGCCGGACACCAAGCCGGACTTGCACCTCGACGCCGAGGGGGTCTGCAACGCCTGCCGCTCGTACGAAAAGCGCAAGCAGGTTGACTGGGAGGTTCGGCACAAGGAACTGGTCCAGGTGCTGGACCGCTACCGCCGCAAGGACGGCACCGGTTGGGACTGCATCGTTCCGGTGAGCGGCGGCAAAGACAGCACCTCACAGGTCATTCGCATGCTGCAGCTCGGCCTGAACCCGCTCTGCGTCACCGCCACCACCTGCGACCTTTCCGAGCTCGGGCGCAAGAACATCCAGAACCTCAAGAGCCTGGGCGTGGATTATGTGGAGTTTTCGCCAAACCCGGCGGTGCGGGCGAAGCTGAATCGCATCGGTCTGACGCAGGTGGGCGACATCTCCTGGCCGGAGCACGTGGGTATCTTCACGATCCCTGTTCGAGCCGCCGTGCAGTATGGCGTGCCGCTGCTAATCTGGGGTGAGAATTCCCAGAACGAATACGGTGGACCGGCCGCTGCCGCGGAACACAACGCCTTGGACCGCCGTTGGCTGGAGGAATTCGGCGGCTTGCTGGGATTGCGCGTGTCGGACCTCATCGGGCTCGAAGGCCTGCAAGCGAAGGACCTGATTCCCTACACCTATCCGTCCGACGAAGAACTGAAGCGCGTGGGCGTCACCGGCCTCTTCCTTGGTTACTACCTTCCGTGGGACGGGTACTCAAATGCCTTGCTCGCACAGGCGCACGGGTTCACCACGTACCACACGACCGTTGAAGGCTCCGTGGTGAATTATGAGAATCTGGACAATCATCAGACCGGCATCCACGACTACTTCAAGTTCCTGAAGTTCGGCTTTGGCCGCGCCACGGACATCGCCTGCCTGCATATCCGGCGGGGGCGCATCACCCGCCAGGATGGCTTGGAATTGGTCAGGCGCCACGATGGCAAGTTCCCCTGGAGCTATATTGGCAAGCCGCTGGAGAAGATTTTGGAGCCGCTGGCCCTCACGGTGGAGGAGTTCGTGAAGTTGTGTGACCGCTTCACCAATAAAAAGATCTTCCTGAAGGATGTCATGGGCAACCTGGTCAGAGACAAGCGCGGCAACCTGTCCAAGATCAACTACGATAATGCCTGA
- a CDS encoding pseudaminic acid biosynthesis-associated methylase, with translation MTAFKTEQEEFWAGEFGDDYAARNRGTHWVARNVAFCARVLQRTERIRSVIEFGANIGLNLQAIRLLLPEAKLSAVEINEKAVRELRQMPEVEVHHESVLDYTGREQHDLVLIKGVLIHLNPDNLPQVYDLLYQSSARYICLAEYYNPTPVEVPYRGHSHRLFKRDFAGDMMERFKDLHLLDYGFVYRRDLHFPQDDLTWFLLRKGPEARGDNNA, from the coding sequence ATGACCGCCTTCAAAACGGAACAGGAAGAATTTTGGGCCGGCGAATTCGGCGACGACTATGCCGCCCGGAACCGCGGCACGCACTGGGTCGCCCGAAACGTTGCTTTCTGCGCCCGCGTGCTTCAGCGCACGGAGCGAATTCGTTCGGTGATTGAGTTCGGCGCCAACATTGGGCTCAATTTGCAGGCCATTCGCCTGCTGCTGCCCGAGGCCAAGTTGTCCGCTGTCGAAATCAACGAGAAAGCCGTCCGCGAATTGCGCCAGATGCCCGAGGTGGAAGTCCACCATGAGTCGGTCCTGGACTACACTGGCAGAGAGCAGCACGACTTGGTCCTGATCAAAGGCGTCCTGATTCATCTGAACCCGGACAACCTGCCGCAGGTGTATGACCTTCTCTACCAGAGCAGCGCGCGCTACATCTGCCTGGCCGAGTACTACAACCCGACACCCGTAGAGGTGCCCTATCGCGGACACAGTCATAGGTTGTTCAAGCGCGACTTCGCCGGCGACATGATGGAACGCTTCAAAGACCTGCACTTGCTGGACTATGGCTTTGTCTATCGCCGTGATCTGCATTTCCCGCAGGACGACCTGACATGGTTCCTGCTCCGGAAAGGCCCTGAAGCCAGAGGAGACAACAATGCTTAA
- a CDS encoding glycosyltransferase family protein — MKTVAIIQARMGATRLPGKVLKLLCGEPVLGHVVRRVKAASRLDAVVVATTVSAADDAIDAACPSLGAGCFRGSEQDVLSRYYGAAQLAGAEVIVRITADCPLYDPALLDRMLANFVQPDHTGAVPDCMSNVIERSFPRGLDTEIVTFATLERTHRDATQNFEREHVIPYIYQHPNLFRLRSYKEEPNLSGHRWTLDTPEDWQLIEAIYQELHRPGRLFTTQDVLNLLKKRPDLPKLNAHVEQKKLGQ; from the coding sequence ATGAAAACGGTCGCGATCATCCAAGCCCGCATGGGCGCCACCCGGTTGCCTGGCAAAGTCTTAAAGCTGCTCTGTGGCGAGCCCGTGCTCGGCCACGTCGTGCGCCGCGTGAAGGCCGCTTCCCGGTTGGACGCGGTAGTGGTGGCAACAACGGTTTCCGCGGCGGACGATGCTATCGACGCCGCATGCCCGAGCCTGGGTGCCGGCTGCTTTCGCGGCAGCGAACAGGACGTGCTCTCCCGTTACTATGGCGCGGCCCAATTGGCCGGCGCGGAGGTGATCGTGCGTATCACCGCCGATTGCCCCCTCTACGACCCGGCATTGCTCGATCGAATGCTGGCCAACTTCGTGCAACCCGACCACACTGGAGCCGTCCCTGACTGCATGAGCAACGTAATCGAGCGCTCATTCCCGCGTGGGCTGGACACGGAGATCGTCACCTTCGCCACGCTTGAACGGACGCACCGGGACGCGACGCAAAACTTCGAGCGCGAACACGTCATCCCTTACATCTATCAGCACCCGAACCTGTTTCGGCTGCGCTCCTACAAAGAGGAGCCAAACCTCTCGGGCCACCGTTGGACGCTGGACACGCCGGAGGACTGGCAGCTCATCGAGGCAATCTACCAGGAACTGCACCGCCCGGGGCGCCTGTTCACGACGCAGGACGTCTTAAACTTATTGAAGAAACGCCCCGACTTGCCCAAGCTCAACGCCCATGTCGAACAGAAGAAACTCGGCCAATAA
- the pseI gene encoding pseudaminic acid synthase produces the protein MTVNLKINGREVGPGHPVYIIAELSANHGQDFEQSARLVRSMKAAGADAVKVQTYTPDTLTIQSDKEHFRIRGGTPWDGRTLYDLYREAHMPWEWQPRLQALAGELGIDFFSTPFDHAAVAFLEGLNVPAYKIASFELVDLPLIRDVACTGKPLIMSTGGATREEIAEAVATAREAGCAQLALLKCTSAYPALPEDMNLRTIPDLAASLGVVAGLSDHTLGTAVPVTAVSLGACIVEKHFTLSRKVPGPDAAFSLEPNEFKAMVEAIRTAEKALGRVDYGVGTNESKSRVFRRSLFAVQDVKTGALFTEDNVRSIRPAHGLHTRYLTEVLGRKAAKDIERGTPLQWEHIAGARPPAKDASQP, from the coding sequence TTGACCGTCAATCTGAAGATCAATGGCCGTGAGGTGGGGCCGGGACACCCGGTTTACATCATCGCCGAACTGTCGGCCAACCACGGCCAGGACTTCGAGCAGTCTGCCCGGTTGGTGCGCTCCATGAAGGCCGCCGGGGCCGACGCCGTCAAGGTGCAAACCTACACCCCGGACACGCTGACCATTCAGTCAGACAAAGAGCACTTCCGAATCCGCGGCGGCACGCCTTGGGACGGGCGCACGCTCTACGACCTCTACCGCGAGGCCCACATGCCCTGGGAATGGCAGCCGCGTCTGCAAGCGTTGGCAGGCGAATTGGGCATCGACTTCTTCTCCACACCGTTCGACCACGCTGCGGTGGCCTTCCTCGAAGGACTGAACGTCCCGGCCTACAAAATTGCCTCATTTGAGCTGGTGGACCTGCCTCTGATCCGCGACGTGGCCTGCACCGGCAAGCCGCTCATAATGTCCACCGGCGGCGCCACTCGGGAAGAAATTGCCGAAGCCGTAGCCACCGCGCGGGAGGCTGGTTGCGCTCAACTCGCCCTGCTCAAATGCACGAGCGCCTACCCTGCGCTGCCGGAGGACATGAACTTGCGCACCATACCGGACCTTGCCGCGTCACTCGGAGTGGTGGCAGGACTCTCCGACCACACTCTCGGCACCGCCGTTCCGGTGACCGCTGTGTCTCTGGGTGCCTGCATCGTCGAGAAGCATTTCACCCTCTCGCGCAAGGTTCCCGGGCCGGACGCGGCTTTCTCGCTCGAACCGAACGAGTTCAAAGCAATGGTGGAGGCGATCCGCACCGCGGAGAAAGCGCTGGGGCGCGTTGACTACGGCGTCGGCACGAATGAAAGCAAGAGCAGGGTCTTCCGCCGCTCCCTGTTTGCTGTGCAGGACGTTAAGACCGGAGCTTTGTTCACCGAGGACAATGTGCGCTCCATTCGCCCAGCCCATGGACTGCACACCCGGTATCTGACGGAGGTGCTGGGGCGGAAAGCTGCGAAGGACATTGAGCGAGGCACGCCTCTCCAATGGGAACACATTGCCGGTGCCCGCCCGCCGGCCAAAGATGCCTCACAACCATGA
- the pseG gene encoding UDP-2,4-diacetamido-2,4,6-trideoxy-beta-L-altropyranose hydrolase, translating to MTRETLLIRADASPQIGTGHVMRCLALAQVWQQAHGRVIFALAQPAGPIRERLEAGGLATVELPHPPGSPADAAVTVAMALQQQAAWTVVDGYHFQADYQRRLKDAGLRLVAVDDYGHAESYCADYVLNQSLGASAALYQRLEPHTRLLLGAQYVLLRQEFLKWRTWQRQFPQPARRVLVTLGGSDPANVTLSIITGIGELKQCEATVLVGSNNPHWQELQAGASAHAPRMKLLRNAVNMPELMAEADLAIVSGGTTAVETAFMGLPALLVLLADNQKGNVQRLEAIGAARRLSGEDIAGAARALLNDPVAREEMSRKGRALIDGEGSFRVWLHLMEPGIQLRPATEQDCRLVWEWANDPVARQVSFSTKPIPWEEHVRWFTNKLRQKEHCFWLACDRAGQAFGQVRFDTREGRTVISVNLGAQHRGRNLGSFVIWAACRKLFRETPAATVDAWIKADNAASVRAFQKAGFAQARATVVNQQPALVLTLPKDRAEL from the coding sequence ATGACTCGGGAAACGCTGCTCATCCGGGCCGATGCCAGCCCGCAGATTGGCACCGGGCACGTCATGCGCTGCCTGGCGCTGGCGCAGGTCTGGCAGCAGGCGCATGGACGCGTGATCTTTGCTTTGGCTCAGCCTGCGGGCCCCATTCGAGAGCGATTGGAGGCAGGAGGGCTCGCGACAGTGGAGCTGCCGCACCCGCCCGGGAGCCCCGCAGACGCCGCCGTTACCGTTGCCATGGCACTGCAACAGCAAGCTGCCTGGACAGTGGTTGACGGCTACCATTTCCAGGCTGATTACCAACGCCGCCTCAAAGATGCCGGCTTGCGCCTGGTCGCAGTGGATGACTATGGCCATGCCGAGTCTTATTGCGCTGATTACGTGCTGAACCAGAGCCTCGGGGCCTCAGCCGCACTCTATCAGCGGCTCGAACCTCACACGCGGCTGCTGTTGGGTGCGCAATATGTCCTGCTACGGCAGGAGTTCCTGAAATGGCGCACATGGCAACGCCAGTTTCCTCAACCCGCGCGGCGAGTGTTGGTCACCCTGGGCGGCAGCGATCCTGCCAACGTTACGCTCAGCATCATCACCGGCATCGGCGAGTTGAAGCAATGCGAGGCTACCGTCCTCGTTGGCAGCAACAATCCCCATTGGCAGGAGTTGCAGGCCGGCGCAAGTGCTCATGCTCCGCGCATGAAGCTGCTGCGCAACGCCGTCAACATGCCTGAACTGATGGCCGAAGCGGACCTCGCGATCGTCTCCGGCGGCACCACGGCGGTGGAGACTGCCTTCATGGGCTTGCCCGCCTTGCTCGTCCTGCTGGCGGACAACCAGAAAGGCAACGTTCAGCGGCTGGAGGCAATCGGCGCCGCGCGCAGACTCTCGGGCGAGGATATTGCCGGAGCTGCCCGCGCATTGCTGAACGACCCCGTCGCCCGCGAGGAGATGTCCCGCAAAGGCCGGGCGTTGATCGACGGTGAGGGCAGCTTCCGAGTGTGGCTCCATCTGATGGAACCGGGCATCCAGCTCCGCCCGGCTACGGAACAAGATTGCAGGCTGGTCTGGGAGTGGGCGAACGACCCGGTGGCGCGGCAGGTTTCCTTTTCCACCAAGCCAATCCCCTGGGAAGAGCACGTGCGCTGGTTCACGAACAAGCTGCGGCAGAAGGAGCATTGTTTCTGGCTCGCTTGCGACCGCGCCGGCCAGGCCTTCGGCCAGGTGCGCTTTGATACCCGGGAGGGCAGGACGGTTATCTCTGTTAACCTTGGGGCCCAGCACCGTGGCCGGAATCTCGGCTCGTTCGTCATCTGGGCGGCTTGCCGAAAACTCTTCCGCGAGACCCCTGCCGCCACCGTCGATGCGTGGATCAAGGCCGACAATGCCGCTTCCGTGCGCGCCTTCCAGAAAGCCGGGTTTGCGCAGGCACGTGCAACTGTGGTAAATCAGCAGCCGGCGCTGGTGCTCACTCTGCCCAAAGACCGCGCCGAACTTTGA
- the pseC gene encoding UDP-4-amino-4,6-dideoxy-N-acetyl-beta-L-altrosamine transaminase, which yields MNPLPYGRQCISESDVAAVMAVLRSDWLTQGPTVERFERKVADRCGAHYAVAVSSGTAALHLGALALGLKPGDNLWTSPNTFVASANCARYCGADVDFVDIDPLSYNLSADKLASKLESAASRGKLPKVVVPVAFAGQSCQMERIRALSQEYSFAVMEDASHALGARYQGRPVGDGRFSDLTILSFHPVKIITTGEGGMLLTNRSDLHEKLMRLRTHGITRDARFLTQPSRGPWYYEQLELGYNYRMTDLQAALGASQMDRLSEFVARRRALAARYNELLRKLPLTLPRQHPDTESSWHLYVIRLQLDRMRKSHRQVFEELRAQGMGVQLHYIPVPAQPYYRQLGFKPSDYPEAELYYREAISLPLFPAMSDQDQNRVCGILEEVLTD from the coding sequence ATGAATCCGCTGCCGTACGGCCGCCAATGCATCAGTGAATCGGACGTGGCGGCCGTAATGGCCGTCCTGCGTTCTGATTGGCTAACTCAAGGGCCGACGGTTGAGAGATTCGAGCGCAAGGTCGCGGATCGTTGTGGTGCGCACTATGCCGTGGCGGTTTCCAGCGGCACAGCCGCGCTGCACCTCGGCGCGCTGGCGCTGGGGTTGAAACCTGGCGACAATCTGTGGACTTCGCCTAACACGTTCGTCGCATCCGCCAACTGCGCGCGCTATTGCGGAGCAGACGTGGATTTCGTGGATATAGACCCACTCAGTTACAATCTCAGTGCGGACAAGCTGGCGTCCAAATTGGAAAGCGCTGCTAGCCGGGGAAAATTGCCCAAGGTAGTGGTGCCGGTTGCTTTTGCCGGACAGTCGTGTCAAATGGAGCGCATCCGTGCGTTATCGCAAGAGTATAGTTTTGCAGTGATGGAGGATGCCTCACATGCACTTGGCGCGCGTTACCAAGGGCGGCCCGTCGGTGATGGCCGTTTCAGTGACTTGACCATTTTGAGTTTCCATCCGGTGAAGATCATCACCACTGGCGAAGGAGGCATGTTGCTGACCAATCGGTCAGACCTGCATGAGAAGCTTATGCGCCTGCGCACCCACGGCATTACGCGCGATGCGCGCTTCCTGACCCAACCCTCGCGCGGGCCCTGGTATTACGAGCAGTTGGAGCTGGGCTACAACTACCGGATGACCGATCTGCAGGCCGCCCTGGGCGCAAGCCAGATGGACCGGCTCAGCGAGTTTGTGGCGCGGCGGCGCGCGCTGGCTGCCCGCTACAATGAACTGCTGCGGAAGTTGCCGCTGACCTTGCCGCGGCAGCATCCGGACACTGAGTCCAGTTGGCACCTTTACGTGATCCGGCTGCAGCTTGACCGCATGCGCAAGAGCCATCGGCAGGTATTCGAGGAACTGCGGGCGCAGGGAATGGGCGTGCAACTGCACTACATCCCGGTGCCGGCCCAGCCCTATTATCGCCAGCTCGGCTTCAAGCCCAGTGACTATCCCGAAGCGGAGCTTTATTATCGCGAGGCCATCAGCCTGCCATTGTTTCCCGCCATGAGTGACCAAGATCAGAATCGTGTCTGCGGCATCTTAGAGGAGGTTCTTACCGACTGA
- the pseB gene encoding UDP-N-acetylglucosamine 4,6-dehydratase (inverting): protein MTDIENTKTCMDLLDRSILITGGTGSFGKRCVKTILQRYKPRKVIVYSRDELKQFEMQQEFKSGAMRFFIGDVRDRQRLCTAMRGVDYVIHAAALKQVPAAEYNPLECIKTNVHGAENVIQAAIENEVEKVIALSTDKAAKPINLYGATKLCSDKLFVAANNIAGGHRTRFAVVRYGNVVGSRGSVVPFFKKLLASGARELPITDMRMTRFWITLEQGVDFVLKSFARMQGGEIFVPKIPSLHIKDLAEALAPGVPTKVIGIRPGEKLHEVMCPEDDSHLTLEFPDHYVIRPTINMGEQVDFSLNRLGEKGVPVPPEFEYNSGTNSRFLSKDEFLSLEEL, encoded by the coding sequence ATGACGGACATCGAAAACACCAAGACCTGCATGGACCTTTTAGACAGATCTATTTTGATAACGGGGGGCACGGGGTCGTTTGGCAAACGTTGTGTCAAAACCATTCTCCAACGTTATAAACCGAGAAAGGTAATCGTCTACTCGCGCGACGAACTGAAACAGTTCGAAATGCAGCAAGAGTTCAAGAGCGGCGCCATGCGGTTTTTCATCGGTGATGTGCGGGACCGCCAGCGTCTGTGCACTGCCATGCGCGGCGTTGACTATGTCATCCACGCAGCCGCGCTGAAGCAAGTCCCGGCAGCCGAGTATAACCCGCTGGAGTGCATCAAGACCAACGTTCACGGTGCGGAGAACGTGATTCAGGCTGCCATTGAAAACGAGGTGGAAAAGGTCATTGCGCTTTCGACCGACAAAGCTGCCAAGCCAATTAATCTCTATGGTGCGACCAAGCTTTGCTCCGACAAGCTATTCGTCGCAGCCAACAACATTGCCGGCGGACACCGCACGCGGTTCGCCGTGGTCCGATACGGCAACGTAGTCGGATCGCGGGGCTCTGTAGTGCCCTTCTTCAAGAAGTTGCTTGCGAGCGGCGCCCGGGAACTGCCGATTACCGACATGCGAATGACCCGTTTTTGGATCACGCTCGAGCAGGGCGTGGATTTTGTGCTCAAGAGTTTTGCCCGTATGCAGGGCGGAGAAATCTTCGTGCCCAAGATACCGTCGCTGCACATCAAGGATCTGGCCGAGGCACTGGCGCCCGGCGTGCCTACTAAGGTCATTGGTATTCGTCCCGGCGAAAAGCTTCATGAAGTCATGTGCCCTGAAGACGATTCCCATCTCACCCTCGAGTTTCCGGACCACTATGTCATCCGTCCGACGATCAATATGGGCGAGCAGGTGGATTTCAGCTTGAACCGCTTGGGGGAAAAGGGGGTGCCGGTGCCGCCAGAATTTGAGTACAACTCTGGCACGAACTCCCGTTTCTTAAGCAAGGACGAGTTCCTTAGCCTCGAAGAACTATGA
- a CDS encoding glycosyltransferase family 4 protein has product MRIGIIKSNFFPSGGGAERYTNGLVAQLQARGHEVHVLAARWDAAALCAGVAIHRVPTVHAPAFARVLSFALNCRRVMEAAGCDFALSNERTLRQDVCRAGGGCHREWLTQRRRHHPGLARSLAGLNPLHLTLLWIEKRTFSPANTRAIIANSHRGKEEIIRLYGFPAERIQVVHNGTDCERFGPAATRPERRQTVLLLVGSGFERKGVDFAVRALARLPASVQLRVAGKGNPAPFRRLAARLGVADRVHFLGSGKSMEEVYGDADVLVHPAIYEPFSNACLEAMACGLPVISSRINGASEIIEPGRNGAIVENPADAAAMAAAIEPYLDPAVRERTGAAARQTAESLPMSLNVERTLAVIEALRAQGPAAIPAARSQA; this is encoded by the coding sequence GTGCGCATAGGCATCATCAAGAGCAATTTCTTCCCTTCCGGCGGGGGGGCGGAGCGATACACTAACGGTCTGGTTGCCCAACTCCAGGCGCGCGGCCACGAAGTTCATGTGTTGGCGGCGCGTTGGGACGCGGCGGCCCTCTGCGCCGGGGTGGCGATTCACCGCGTGCCGACGGTTCACGCGCCGGCTTTTGCGCGGGTCCTTTCTTTCGCCTTGAATTGCCGCCGGGTGATGGAGGCGGCGGGCTGCGATTTCGCGCTGAGCAACGAACGCACTCTTCGCCAGGATGTCTGCCGTGCCGGCGGCGGGTGCCATCGGGAATGGCTGACACAACGACGGCGGCACCATCCCGGCTTGGCGCGGTCCCTGGCTGGACTGAATCCGCTGCATCTCACCTTGCTGTGGATTGAAAAGCGGACCTTCTCACCAGCCAACACCCGGGCGATCATCGCCAACTCCCATCGAGGGAAAGAGGAAATCATCCGGCTCTACGGATTCCCGGCAGAACGAATCCAGGTAGTGCATAATGGCACGGATTGCGAGCGCTTCGGCCCCGCCGCCACCAGGCCCGAACGCCGGCAGACTGTGCTGCTGCTGGTCGGTTCGGGCTTCGAGCGCAAGGGGGTGGACTTTGCGGTGCGGGCTTTGGCACGGCTGCCGGCGTCCGTGCAATTGCGGGTCGCCGGCAAAGGCAATCCCGCGCCTTTTCGACGGCTGGCGGCGCGATTGGGCGTGGCCGACCGGGTGCACTTCCTCGGCAGTGGGAAAAGCATGGAGGAGGTTTATGGGGATGCCGATGTCCTCGTTCACCCAGCCATTTACGAGCCGTTCAGTAACGCCTGTCTCGAGGCGATGGCCTGTGGATTGCCGGTGATCAGCTCGCGGATTAACGGCGCCTCCGAAATCATCGAGCCCGGGCGCAATGGCGCCATTGTGGAGAATCCCGCAGATGCAGCGGCCATGGCGGCAGCCATCGAGCCCTACCTTGACCCAGCCGTGCGTGAGCGAACCGGCGCCGCCGCGCGCCAAACCGCCGAGTCCCTGCCGATGTCCCTCAATGTCGAACGGACGCTCGCTGTGATTGAAGCTCTGCGAGCACAAGGCCCCGCTGCAATCCCCGCTGCCCGTTCCCAAGCCTAA